The following proteins are encoded in a genomic region of Vibrio spartinae:
- a CDS encoding type II toxin-antitoxin system RelE/ParE family toxin has translation MSDAQEEKTIEVYETRRFEKQLSKLSEAQCDVVEDEIDKIIDDPSIGTRKKGDLSHLWVHKFKLDKREVLLGYSWVEDKLELYLLNIGSHESYYDSMKKSRKADLKLIG, from the coding sequence ATGAGCGACGCACAAGAAGAAAAAACGATTGAGGTATACGAAACAAGGCGTTTCGAAAAGCAGTTGAGTAAATTATCTGAAGCCCAATGTGATGTGGTGGAAGATGAGATAGATAAAATTATCGATGATCCAAGTATAGGTACACGCAAAAAGGGAGATCTATCTCACTTATGGGTACATAAATTCAAACTGGATAAGCGGGAAGTTTTATTAGGGTATTCTTGGGTTGAAGACAAACTGGAGTTGTATCTCCTAAATATCGGATCCCATGAAAGTTACTACGATTCAATGAAAAAGAGCCGTAAAGCAGATTTAAAACTTATCGGGTAG
- a CDS encoding TA system antitoxin ParD family protein encodes MATSVRLDDAFVTHVKIHAEAESRSVPKQIEYWAKIGQIMIDNPDLSYEFVRDALLASEEVKLGSVKRYERRTRRKND; translated from the coding sequence ATGGCAACAAGCGTAAGGCTGGACGATGCGTTCGTCACTCATGTCAAAATCCACGCTGAAGCAGAAAGCCGATCAGTGCCGAAACAGATCGAGTATTGGGCGAAAATTGGTCAGATTATGATTGATAACCCCGATTTGTCTTATGAATTTGTTCGCGACGCACTATTGGCTTCTGAAGAAGTCAAATTAGGGAGCGTAAAGCGCTATGAGCGACGCACAAGAAGAAAAAACGATTGA